ATTGGGCGATGATGCCAAACCCTTTGAGGCCAACCTGATTACCGAAGGCAATGCCCTGCATTGGCGGGTTCGGGACATTGAAGATGTTGAACTGGAGGAATTGAAAAGGCTGCTTGGCGAGGGTTACAGCATTCGTGACTGCGCCGAGGAAATGGGAAAATCGAAATCATCTGTCCACAGACTGAAAAGAAAACTGGAAGGTCTCGCTTGACCATTTTTCAGGTGTCCCGCTGTACCGCTGCCTAAGCGCCGGTACAGCGGGACACCTGCAATATTCATCGTATCCGTTATCCTATGAAGTCCAGCCAAATCCGAACATGTTTTCAACTTTTGTACCGCGTAAACTGAAAAAGTGTCCCGCATTCCTGCCACAGAAAGAACGGGACATCCATTGATACAAGGAAGTATTGCCATGTCCTATCTCGTACTCCATATGGACAAATTCAAGAAAGAGGCCATACGCGGCATCCAGAGCCACAACCGGCGGGAACGGGAGAGCCACAGCAACCCCGATATTGACTACGACAGAAGGGCGGCGAACTACGAGCTGCACGAAGCCGCCTCATCAAACTATGTCGAAACCATTCAGAACCGCATTGACGAGCTTCTGCTGGTCAAGGCCGTGAGAAAGGACGCCGTGCGCATGTGCGGGCTTATCGTCACCTCGGACAAGACGTTTTTTGATGGCCTCACGCCGGAGGAAACAAGGCGTTTCTTTGAGGAGAGCAAGGCCTTTCTCACGGAGTTTGTGGGCGCGGAGAATGTCATTTCCGCTATGGTCCACATGGATGAAAAGACGCCGCACATGCACTTCCTTCATGTACCGGTGACGCCGGAAGGGAGGCTCAACGCCAACAAAATTTATACCCGCCAGAGTCTGCGGAAACTGCAATCCGAGCTTCCCGCCTATCTGCAAAGCCGGGGCTTCGCCATTGAGCGCGGCGTGGAACAGATGCCTGGTTCCGTGAAAAAGCATCTGGCTACCCGCGAGTTCAAGCAGCAACAGGAAGCATTGGAGAAACTGATTCAGGAATCCGAAGAGACCGCACGGAATTCCCGGCAGCTTATCAACGCATTGGAACAGCGTGAAGAAGAGTTGAGAAAGAGCATT
This is a stretch of genomic DNA from uncultured Desulfovibrio sp.. It encodes these proteins:
- the mobV gene encoding MobV family relaxase, with amino-acid sequence MSYLVLHMDKFKKEAIRGIQSHNRRERESHSNPDIDYDRRAANYELHEAASSNYVETIQNRIDELLLVKAVRKDAVRMCGLIVTSDKTFFDGLTPEETRRFFEESKAFLTEFVGAENVISAMVHMDEKTPHMHFLHVPVTPEGRLNANKIYTRQSLRKLQSELPAYLQSRGFAIERGVEQMPGSVKKHLATREFKQQQEALEKLIQESEETARNSRQLINALEQREEELRKSIEEYERQSEEAEKVLREDSSLPKASLFNYPSVLKKASSLIEELKKALAVKHL